Proteins encoded within one genomic window of Panicum virgatum strain AP13 chromosome 1N, P.virgatum_v5, whole genome shotgun sequence:
- the LOC120654100 gene encoding cortical cell-delineating protein-like, protein MAQHALFLSLTVLAFAAAVHGCTPSCPTPPVVPTPPVVPTPSGGGGSCPINALKLEVCANVLNLLKLNIPVSGNDQCCPLLQGLVDLDAAVCLCTAIKANVLGINLNVPIDLSLLLNHCGKICPADFTCPN, encoded by the coding sequence ATGGCGCAGCATGCCCTGTTCCTCTCCCTGACTGTCCTTGCCTTCGCGGCGGCAGTGCACGGCTGTACGCCATCCTGTCCTACCCCACCAGTGGTTCCCACCCCGCCGGTCGTGCCGACGCCGTCCGGTGGTGGCGGTTCCTGCCCAATCAACGCACTGAAGCTGGAGGTGTGCGCCAATGTGCTGAACCTCCTGAAGCTCAACATCCCTGTCTCGGGGAACGACCAGTGCTGCCCGCTGCTGCAGGGGCTCGTTGACCTTGACGCCGCAGTCTGTCTCTGCACTGCTATCAAGGCCAACGTCCTCGGCATCAACCTCAATGTGCCCATCGACCTGAGCCTCCTCCTGAACCACTGTGGCAAGATCTGCCCTGCAGATTTCACCTGCCCCAACTAA
- the LOC120654101 gene encoding cortical cell-delineating protein-like — translation MAPHALFLALTVLAFAAAVHGCTPSCPTPPVVPTPPVVPPPSGGGGSCPINALKLEVCANVLNLLKLNIPVSGNDQCCPLLQGLVDLDAAVCLCTAIKANVLGINLNVPIDLSLLLNHCGKICPADFTCPN, via the coding sequence ATGGCGCCGCATGCCCTGTTTCTCGCCCTGACTGTCCTCGCCTTCGCGGCGGCAGTGCACGGCTGTACGCCGTCCTGTCCTACCCCACCAGTGGTTCCCACCCCGCCggtcgtgccgccgccgtccggtgGCGGCGGTTCCTGCCCAATCAACGCACTGAAGCTGGAGGTGTGCGCCAATGTGTTGAACCTCTTGAAGCTCAACATCCCTGTCTCGGGGAACGACCAGTGCTGCCCGCTGCTGCAGGGGCTCGTCGACCTTGACGCCGCAGTCTGTCTCTGCACTGCTATCAAGGCCAATGTCCTCGGCATCAACCTCAATGTGCCCATCGACCTgagcctcctcctcaaccactGTGGCAAGATCTGCCCTGCAGATTTCACCTGCCCCAACTAA